The sequence TTACCCATTTCTTGGATGTTTATCGCCATGATGGGCGCAAAAGGACTCACTCACGCCAGCAAAGTTGCCATTCTCAACGCAAACTATATGGCGCACCGTTTGGATGAACACTATCCTGTGTTATATAAAGGGAATGCCGATTTAGTCGCCCACGAATGTATCATTGACTTGCGCCTCGTGAAGAAGAGCGCGAATATCGGTGTCGATGACATTGCAAAACGGTTAATGGACTTTGGTTTCCATGCACCAACGGTGTCTTGGCCCGTTGCGGGAACGATGATGATTGAACCGACAGAAAGTGAGTCGAAAGAAGAGTTAGACCGCTTCTGTGATGCAATGATTGCCATTCGCAAGGAAATTTCTGCCATTGAAATGGGAGAAGTCGATCCTGAGAATAATGTTCTCAAAAACGCTCCTCATACTCATGAAATGGTGATTGGGGATGATTGGCAACGTCCTTACTCTCGGGAAAAAGCAGCATATCCCAGTGACTGGTTACGGGATTATAAATTCTGGCCCAGTGTGGGACGGATTGACAATGCGTTCGGCGATCGTAATTTAGTCTGTTCCTGTGTGGGGATGGAAGCGTACACCGAGTAACAATCACTGATTGATTAAGCAGTAGCCAGTGACCAATGAATCTGTTGGTTGCTGGTTACTTTTTTACATTTTCTGGCATGGACAGCTTATTTCACTAAGTTATAAAACCTGAATGGAGGTTTTTAATATACTCAGAGGTTGGATAAACATCAGGTGGACCCATTTCTAGGACTCTATTAAAGGCTTCATGAACTACTGGTGGAGGATTATCATCAAAAGTATCACCAAAAGGAATGGGAAAACCTTCGCGATGTATTTCTATATTTTCCATAAAACCTATCATCTTTGCATATTCGCAACAATCAATAATACTGATAATTGAAAGTTCTGGTTCAAAAAGAGATAGTTGTTGAGAAGCAGTTAAAGATCCAATAACAACAAATCTATCCCCTGGATAAATATTGATGATTTCACTTAAAGAAGAATCTTGTATTCCATGATCTTTAGCTAATTTAATTAATTTAGAAGGATCATCTTCTGGTCTAGTTGTTAGAAGCACATGATCTCCTAGTTTACACCCCCAAAAGTTTTCCAGATTAGGTTTGTCTGTAAGCCAATTTTTATATCTAAATAGAAGAAGAATACTCTTAGAGTAGAAGTTCCATCTAAAAGTAGTCTCTTTATTTAACTTATGAATTCCTCTAGGTGGCTGAGGTGAATTGTTTTCAAATTCATTGTAAATTACTTCTTCAACTGTTGATATTGCCTGATCTAAAGGTAGAATAAAAAATTCTCGATTAGCTCGATAGCGATATCTTTTCAGTTTTTGGTGTAATCGTTTTTCAGCAAGAAAACAGTCAGGAACATCTCTTTCGTAGCAAACATTAAAGTCATCTGGTAAGCCTGTAGTAGATAATTCTTTTGCTCTTTGGAAAACTTCACGTTCTGTACGTCCAATTTTGAGCATATCTGAGCTAAAAGCAGGATTTTGCATAATGTAAACAGAACCCCTACTCATCATCTTCATCCTCACATTTATTTAAGCCATTGCAAGCAGTATAGAATACTCAACAGAAGTATTCTATTAGCAAGTTGTACCTTATTACGAAACATTCTTCCAGTATGAATTTACTCAGCTTGCAGTAAAACAGTATCAAGTCTCCATTATTGTCTATGATCCAGCAAATGAGGTGATTATGCAATGGGAAAAGTAGATCGCTATCGAGAATATGTTCAGACATTACTCAGCGAGTATGCTGCTGATGATGTCTCCACTGATGAAGTGGAAGTCCAACTCATCTTTGATACAGAACGAGATCATTATCAGTGGATGAATGTTGGTTGGCAACAATTACATCGAATTTATCGTTGCATCATTCACTTTGACATTAAAAATGATAAGATTTGGCTTCAACAAAATCTAACCGACCAAAATCCTGCAGATGATTTAGTTGTCATGGGAGTTCCGAAAGAAGATATTGTGTTAGGGTTACAACCTCCTCTCAAACGCCAGTACACTGATTATGGTGCAGCTTGATGAAGCGTGCGCGATCGCGCTGGTAGTTAGTCCATAATGATTAGTAAGTTATAGACAAAGAATTTGCACTGATGAGTCAGCACACAAGACAAGTTATTTTATACAAGGATGAAGACGGTTATTGGATTGTCGAGTGTCCCAGCCTGAAAGGATGTCATAGTCAAGGAAGGACAAAAGAGGAAGCTCTCTCGAATATTAAGGAAGCCATTGTGGGCTATATTGCTGCTTTGGAAGAGGACGGTCTCCAGGTTCCAGAAGATGATTTTGAAACATTTTTAGTGGTGGTGTGACTAAGTTACCAAGTATTTCAGGTCAAGAATGTATTAAGGCTCTGGAAAAGATTGGTTTTTATCAAAAGCGACAAGCAGGTAGCCATATTATCATGCGAAGAGATGAACCCTTTACCCAAGTTGTTGTTCCCAATCATTCAGAAATTGCCAAAGGGACACTCAGATCAATTATTCGAGAGATTGGATTGAGTGTTGATGAGTTTATTGCGTTTCTGTAGTTTTGAATCAATGTCCGCGATCGCGCTTTCCTATTTCTTAATTGTAGAGGACATGAATACCCAGCAAATGTATATCTTCCGTCAACCGCATCAAGGACAATATCAAAAAGAAAGAAAACTCGAAAAAAACTGCTACTGTTTCTCTCTTGGCGTTTCCAAAGATAACAATAGCAGTGCAAGAACTATTTGCTTAGAAAAAATTAGAATTAATCATCAAAGCGTCCGCCTCGGAAGCCACGACCGCGACCACGACGACCGCGTCCCCGATTTTCACGACGTTCGTCCATTAACTCCGCAAAGTCTTCCCGTTGTTCAGGGGTTAAAACGTCTCGCATTTCTAGCATACTTTCAAAGCGTAAATTCCCCATTTCTTGTCGGAGATTAAGGATTTTATCGTGTTGACGGCGTAACTCACTGCTAGAAGTGTTATCATCCACCATCATGTTGCGGAGGGCTTGTCGCGCCTCAAATAGGGCTTCTCGTTGTTCCATGAATCGAGGTTGATACTCATTGCGAATCCGTTGGAGATCATTTTTTTGAGCATCACTGAGATCCAGCGCATCCATAAACTGTCCTCCTCTTCTCCCGCGACGACGGGGACTAAAATCGGATTCATCCTCGAAAGATTGAGCAATTACTTGAGCCGTTTCTGAGGTTTGGAAATAAGAATTAGCTCCCGCAAAGGCGCTAGTTGCACTGAGAGAGAGAAATACAAGGGTAAAGAGAGAAATACGACGTAAAGACATAAGATTTACCTCCGATTCTGTGATTATGGTTGTTCTGGAATGAACCAACTGGTTTCTGTTTCCGCAGGAGTGGTGACGGCTTCCCAGTTTTCAATGAGAAAGGTTTCTAACTCCGCCGTTTCTTGAGGAGACAAAGATTTAGGCGGTAAGAGACGAACACTGGTAAACAGCAGTAAGACACTCGCAGCGATCGCGCTACCGAAAACCCATCCTTGATAACGGATCTTGGGGAAAGCAGTGACATTAGTAGGTGGGGCTTCTGCTTCTATTTGATCCATTAATGCGCCTTCCACATCTCCTTTCGGCGAGGGTGGAGGAGGGGAATATTTTCGCAAAAATTGAACGAGGCGTTCATCTGAAGCATGATGACTCATAAAACCACTCCTTGCTTTTCTAAAAACTCCCGTAGAGCCTTACGCCCATGAAATAAACGGGATTTCACTGTTCCGGTAGGGATATCGAGAATGTGAGCA comes from Halothece sp. PCC 7418 and encodes:
- a CDS encoding Spy/CpxP family protein refolding chaperone — encoded protein: MSLRRISLFTLVFLSLSATSAFAGANSYFQTSETAQVIAQSFEDESDFSPRRRGRRGGQFMDALDLSDAQKNDLQRIRNEYQPRFMEQREALFEARQALRNMMVDDNTSSSELRRQHDKILNLRQEMGNLRFESMLEMRDVLTPEQREDFAELMDERRENRGRGRRGRGRGFRGGRFDD
- a CDS encoding GIY-YIG nuclease family protein, whose product is MKMMSRGSVYIMQNPAFSSDMLKIGRTEREVFQRAKELSTTGLPDDFNVCYERDVPDCFLAEKRLHQKLKRYRYRANREFFILPLDQAISTVEEVIYNEFENNSPQPPRGIHKLNKETTFRWNFYSKSILLLFRYKNWLTDKPNLENFWGCKLGDHVLLTTRPEDDPSKLIKLAKDHGIQDSSLSEIINIYPGDRFVVIGSLTASQQLSLFEPELSIISIIDCCEYAKMIGFMENIEIHREGFPIPFGDTFDDNPPPVVHEAFNRVLEMGPPDVYPTSEYIKNLHSGFIT
- a CDS encoding XisI protein; protein product: MGKVDRYREYVQTLLSEYAADDVSTDEVEVQLIFDTERDHYQWMNVGWQQLHRIYRCIIHFDIKNDKIWLQQNLTDQNPADDLVVMGVPKEDIVLGLQPPLKRQYTDYGAA
- a CDS encoding type II toxin-antitoxin system HicB family antitoxin, with translation MSQHTRQVILYKDEDGYWIVECPSLKGCHSQGRTKEEALSNIKEAIVGYIAALEEDGLQVPEDDFETFLVVV
- a CDS encoding type II toxin-antitoxin system HicA family toxin is translated as MTKLPSISGQECIKALEKIGFYQKRQAGSHIIMRRDEPFTQVVVPNHSEIAKGTLRSIIREIGLSVDEFIAFL